CCCACTGGCGCCCAAGATAGGGACCCTGGTGGCCTCCCCTGACATGGCTTCGCTCTATTCGAGTTCCCTGGTAGTACCCTATGGGCAGCCCCCTGACAACGCGACGCTGCACTCTGTGATAAGTTCCACAGGTTCCCCCTATCTCTCAGGGACGAAACCTATCGTGGTCTACATTGGGGCCGAATTCTGCCCCTACTGCGCTGCCGAGAGATGGCCCCTGATCATCTCGCTCATGAGGTTCGGGAACTTCTCCAACCTGCACTACACCCTGTCGAGCGGGAGCGATGTGTACCCCAACTCGCCGACCTTCACCTTCGTCGGGAGCACTTACACAAGCAAGTATGTCGTCTTCCAGCCATATGAGAACGAGGACCGGAACAGGAATCCCCTCCAGTCGGTGCCGTCTAACTACTCAGCCCCGTGGCAGGCGCACGGAGCAGGATACCCATTCCTGAACTTCGGCAACAGATACATCTCACCCGGCTCGACAGTGTCAAACACAATCTCAGGGGAGAACTGGACTCAAGTGCTCCGGGGGATAGCCTCCGGCGATTCTTTCGGCCTCCAAGTCAAGAAGTCGGCAAACCTGATGACCTCTCTCATATGCAAGCTGACCGATAGCCAGCCATCGAGGGTGTGCCACACCTACCCCATCGCCACCACCAGCAGCGGGATTGCCGCCCCAACAGTAGCGAGGGTTGGGATAGTCTCAGTCCCTTCAAGGGCGAGCGTGTCCCGCAACGAGGGATAGGCACTTGAGAATCTCCCGTCTGAAGCTCCTCCTCCTGGTCGCAATGTCGGCCTTCGGGCTGTGGGCGGCCTCCGAGGTGCTAATAGTCTACTACTACCTTCACCAGGCTCTTCCCCTTTGCACCTCCCAACCGGGAGGCTGGTTTGTCTTCGATTGCAACGTAGTTCTCGGCAGTTCGTACAGCCAAATCTTTGGTATTCCCCTCGAACTCTTCGCGGTCATCTACTTCATCGTCAACATCCTGCTCGTATTCACCATCGCATTCGCGAGCGCCCGGTCCGCTGAACGAAGTCTGGACATCCTGTTCGTCTGGAGGTTCCTCGGGGTACTGATTGTCCCATACCTTGTGTTCGTAGAACTCTTCCTTCTCAAAGCCATCTGCATCTACTGCACGATGATGCATGTGGCCATCGTACTCGATTTCATCGTCATCAGCTATCTTCTCTACTACAGCAAGAATTCCTTGTTCGAGAACCCGTCATCGGTCGGCGCAGGACCCAACGAACCAAGCAAGGCTGCGGTCTAATCTCTTTATAGCCGAAACTCCCCGGGGCGGCACATGCCTCACTACGTGTCCTTCCTGAAATGGACCGAGAAGGGAATCACGAACTTCAAGGAAACCCCCAAGAGGGCCGAGGCCGCCCGGAAACTGGCTGAGCAGATGGGCGGGAAGATTTGGCTCTGGTACACCATGGGCAAGTACGACCTGGTGGCCATCAGCGAGTTCCCTGACGACGCCGCCGCGAACAAGTTCTTCCTCACCGTCGGCAGCTTGGGTAACGTGCGAACGACCACTACTAAGGCATGGTCTGAGCAGGATTTCGCGAAACTAGTAGGCGAAATGTAGTCTCCTGACCAGACCCCCCTCATTTACTTGCGTACTTGCGCCCAGGTCCCCGTCGGGTATCGACGAATCTCTTTTCGCCCGCTAGCCTCCCAGCAATGGCAAGCTGTTCGGCCTTCGTCCTATCCTTCGATGTGATCGCGGATTGCGCGGACGAGCTTGGGGTCCTTCCGAAGGAAATCGACCAGTCCCTCGATCCTGCTGATCGTCACGGGCTGGATGTGATGCTCTATCCCCTCTGTATCCTGATAGGCCACATCGTCTTCCACGCCGAGCATCAACAGCAGTTCCGAGATGATGCTGTGCCTCTTGATAACGGACTTCGCAATCCTAACACCCTTGTCGGTCAGCCTGATGCCCCGATAAGGCTCGTGAACCAGATACTCCCTAGAGGCCAGCCTCTGAAGCATGCTTGAGACTGTTGGGGGTTTCACCCCGAGTCTCTCAGCGATGTCGACAGTGTTCGCGTAGCCCTTGTCATGTATCAGGTGGTAGATCACTTCAAGGTAGTCTTCCAGCCTTGAATGAGCTTCTTGCTGCTCCGTCTGGGTAACCCTTGCCAAATCGTCCCTCTTGAGAAAGCAGGCCTCCACTCATTAAAAAGCCTTCTCAAATAGTTAGGCGCGACTCCAAAGAGATGGCAGCCCTAATTATGTTAGGTGCGTCTAACTTATATACGACAGAGGTTTCCCGACGAAAAGAATCATGCACGTTCCTTGGAACAGGACTCTGAAGTCATCAGAGCAGCTCAAGGAGGAGAAACTTGAGCGGGCGCGCAACCGCATTTCCCTGCGCAACCTGTTCGTGTATCTCGGCCCAGCACTCATCGTGAGCATGGCCTACATGGACCCGGGGAATTACGGGACGGACATCCAGAGCGGGGCCTCCTTCGCCTACGACTTGTTGTGGGCAGTCTGGATGGCCAACCTCATGGCTATGCAGCTGCAGTATCTCTCTGGGAAGCTTGGAATCGCGACCGGAAAGGACCTTCCAGAACTCATCCGTGGATCGCTGAAGCACAAGAAGTTCACAATCCCCTACTGGCTGGCGGCGGAGGCGGCTGCGGCCGCGACAGACCTGGCCGAGTACCTTGGGACTGTCATCGCTCTCAATCTCCTGTTCGGTGTCCCACTTCTGTTCGCCGCCATCTTCGGGGCTGCAGACGTGATACTTCTGCTGGTCCTGATGAAGGAACGTTTTAGGGTCATCGAGTATTTCTTCATGCTCTTCGTTTCCGTGATAAGCATAGGTTTTCTCTATCAGGTAATCATCATTGGGCCAAGCCTTTCCGAGATAGCATACCACTCCGTGGCAATCTCCATCAGCAGCCAGACCATCCTGTTGGTAGTCGGAATAGTAGGTGCCACTGTGATGCCACACGCGCTCTTCGTCCACTCCACCCTGACAAGGAACAAACTGACCACAGGAAGCATTGAAGAGAAGAGAAGGCACAGGCGA
This sequence is a window from Nitrososphaerota archaeon. Protein-coding genes within it:
- a CDS encoding GYD domain-containing protein, yielding MPHYVSFLKWTEKGITNFKETPKRAEAARKLAEQMGGKIWLWYTMGKYDLVAISEFPDDAAANKFFLTVGSLGNVRTTTTKAWSEQDFAKLVGEM
- a CDS encoding vitamin K epoxide reductase family protein, translated to MRISRLKLLLLVAMSAFGLWAASEVLIVYYYLHQALPLCTSQPGGWFVFDCNVVLGSSYSQIFGIPLELFAVIYFIVNILLVFTIAFASARSAERSLDILFVWRFLGVLIVPYLVFVELFLLKAICIYCTMMHVAIVLDFIVISYLLYYSKNSLFENPSSVGAGPNEPSKAAV
- the mntR gene encoding transcriptional regulator MntR, which encodes MARVTQTEQQEAHSRLEDYLEVIYHLIHDKGYANTVDIAERLGVKPPTVSSMLQRLASREYLVHEPYRGIRLTDKGVRIAKSVIKRHSIISELLLMLGVEDDVAYQDTEGIEHHIQPVTISRIEGLVDFLRKDPKLVRAIRDHIEG
- a CDS encoding DUF929 domain-containing protein, encoding MRARMKRRQRIRRITIVGTILIVGVSLAVGIYLVSTAQSPLAPKIGTLVASPDMASLYSSSLVVPYGQPPDNATLHSVISSTGSPYLSGTKPIVVYIGAEFCPYCAAERWPLIISLMRFGNFSNLHYTLSSGSDVYPNSPTFTFVGSTYTSKYVVFQPYENEDRNRNPLQSVPSNYSAPWQAHGAGYPFLNFGNRYISPGSTVSNTISGENWTQVLRGIASGDSFGLQVKKSANLMTSLICKLTDSQPSRVCHTYPIATTSSGIAAPTVARVGIVSVPSRASVSRNEG
- a CDS encoding Nramp family divalent metal transporter, producing MHVPWNRTLKSSEQLKEEKLERARNRISLRNLFVYLGPALIVSMAYMDPGNYGTDIQSGASFAYDLLWAVWMANLMAMQLQYLSGKLGIATGKDLPELIRGSLKHKKFTIPYWLAAEAAAAATDLAEYLGTVIALNLLFGVPLLFAAIFGAADVILLLVLMKERFRVIEYFFMLFVSVISIGFLYQVIIIGPSLSEIAYHSVAISISSQTILLVVGIVGATVMPHALFVHSTLTRNKLTTGSIEEKRRHRRLHLREVIVTLTLAGLVNVAILVSAAAAFHLNYSGVSTINDAYQIMVPLYGYLAGAVFAITLLASGLASSTTGTLAGISIMDGLLGSHVNKNLRRVVTRLVNVFPTTAAILIGLNPLSLLIYSQVILSLMIPLPMIPLIIYTSRRRVMGEFVNRRITTVLGILCAITIISLNIALLYSAL